A region from the Pseudomonas sp. P8_229 genome encodes:
- the hemC gene encoding hydroxymethylbilane synthase, which produces MSSREIRIATRKSALALWQAEYVKARLEAAHPGLLVTLVPMVSRGDKLLDSPLSKIGGKGLFVKELETALLENEADIAVHSMKDVPMDFPEGLGLFCICEREDPRDAFVSNTYASLDALPAGSIVGTSSLRRQAQLLTRRPDLQIRFLRGNVNTRLAKLDAGEYDAIILAAAGLIRLGFEDRITSPISVDDSLPAGGQGAVGIECRSADTQIHALLAPLHHADTSSRVTAERALNKHLNGGCQVPIACYAVLEDGQLWLRGLVGEPSGGKLLSAEARAPRADAEALGVKVAEDLLSQGADDILKAVYGEAGHE; this is translated from the coding sequence ATGTCCTCTCGCGAAATCCGCATCGCCACCCGTAAAAGTGCGCTGGCCCTCTGGCAGGCCGAATACGTCAAAGCCCGTCTGGAAGCGGCCCATCCGGGGCTGCTGGTGACGCTGGTGCCCATGGTCAGTCGCGGCGACAAGCTGCTTGATTCGCCGCTGTCGAAAATTGGCGGCAAGGGCCTGTTCGTCAAGGAACTGGAAACCGCGCTGTTGGAAAACGAAGCCGACATCGCCGTGCACTCGATGAAAGACGTGCCGATGGACTTCCCCGAAGGCCTTGGCCTGTTCTGCATCTGCGAACGCGAAGACCCGCGTGACGCTTTCGTTTCCAATACTTACGCAAGCCTCGACGCGTTGCCGGCCGGCAGCATCGTCGGCACCTCCAGCCTGCGTCGTCAGGCGCAACTGCTGACTCGCCGCCCGGATCTGCAAATCCGTTTCCTGCGCGGTAACGTCAATACCCGTCTGGCCAAGCTCGATGCCGGTGAGTACGACGCGATCATTCTCGCGGCGGCGGGTCTGATCCGTCTCGGTTTCGAAGACCGCATCACTTCGCCGATCAGCGTCGACGACAGTCTGCCGGCTGGTGGCCAGGGCGCCGTCGGCATCGAATGCCGCAGCGCCGACACGCAGATCCACGCCTTGCTCGCACCGTTGCATCACGCCGATACCTCTTCGCGTGTGACTGCCGAACGTGCCCTCAACAAACATCTGAATGGCGGCTGCCAGGTGCCAATCGCCTGCTACGCCGTGCTCGAAGATGGGCAGTTATGGCTGCGTGGTCTGGTCGGCGAGCCGAGCGGTGGCAAGCTGCTCAGCGCCGAGGCTCGCGCCCCGCGTGCCGATGCCGAAGCGCTGGGCGTGAAGGTCGCTGAAGACCTGCTCAGCCAGGGTGCCGACGACATTCTCAAAGCGGTCTATGGCGAGGCAGGTCACGAGTGA